One Chionomys nivalis chromosome 4, mChiNiv1.1, whole genome shotgun sequence genomic region harbors:
- the Zdhhc3 gene encoding palmitoyltransferase ZDHHC3 isoform X1, whose translation MMLTPNHHFRDIERKPEYLQPEKCAPPPFPGPAGTMWFIRDGCGIACAIVTWFLVLYAEFVVLFVMLIPSRDYAYSIINGIVFNLLAFLALASHCRAMLTDPGAVPKGNATKEFIESLQLKPGQVVYKCPKCCSIKPDRAHHCSVCKRCIRKMDHHCPWVNNCVGENNQKYFVLFTMYIALISLHALIMVGFHFLHCFEEDWTKCSSFSPPTTVILLILLCFEALLFLIFTSVMFGTQVHSICTDETGIERLQRKMQPREHSGSWKSVQEAFGGDFSLNWFNPFTRPCQPVIPIDKGLVRQVSSLSDMDNMETTESQVEETKDRDSVEVLDE comes from the exons ATgatgctgacccccaaccatcaCTTCCGAGACATTGAGCGGAAACCAGAATACCTCCAGCCAGAGAAGTGCgccccacctcccttccctggTCCTGCGGGAACCATGTGGTTTATCCGTGATGGCTGTGGCATCGCCTGCGCCATTGTTACCTGGTTTCTGGTCCTCTACGCGGAGTTTGTAGTCCTCTTTGTCATGCTGATTCCATCCAGAGACTACGCATACAGCATCATCAACGGAATTGTGTTCAACCTGTTGGCCTTCTTGGCGCTGGCCTCACACTGCCGGGCCATGCTGACGGACCCC GGGGCAGTGCCCAAAGGAAATGCCACTAAAGAGTTCATCGAGAGCCTCCAGCTGAAGCCTGGGCAGGTGGTGTACAAGTGCCCCAAGTGCTGCAGCATCAAGCCCGACCGGGCCCACCACTGCAG TGTCTGTAAACGGTGCATTCGCAAGATGGACCACCACTGTCCTTGGGTCAACAACTGTGTCGGCGAGAACAACCAGAAGTACTTTGTCCTGTTTACA ATGTACATAGCTCTCATTTCCTTGCACGCCCTCATCATGGTGGGATTCCACTTCCTGCATTGCTTTGAAGAAGACTGGACAA AGTGCAGCTCCTTCTCGCCTCCTACCACGGTCATCCTGCTCATCCTGCTGTGCTTTGAGGCGCTGCTCTTCCTCATTTTCACTTCAGTGATGTTCGGGACCCAAGTGCACTCCATCTGCACAGATGAGACG GGTATTGAACGCCTCCAACGCAAGATGCAGCCCAGGGAGCACTCGGGCAGCTGGAAGTCGGTCCAGGAGGCTTTTGGTGGGGACTTCTCCCTGAACTGGTTCAACCCTTTCACCAGACCTTGTCAACCCGTGATACCCATTGACAAGGGTTTGGTCCGGCAAGTGTCGTCTCTGTCAGACATGGACAATATGGAGACCACTGAGAGCCAAGTGGAGGAGACAAAAGACAGGGACTCTGTGGAGGTGCTGGATGAATAG
- the Zdhhc3 gene encoding palmitoyltransferase ZDHHC3 isoform X2 codes for MMLTPNHHFRDIERKPEYLQPEKCAPPPFPGPAGTMWFIRDGCGIACAIVTWFLVLYAEFVVLFVMLIPSRDYAYSIINGIVFNLLAFLALASHCRAMLTDPGAVPKGNATKEFIESLQLKPGQVVYKCPKCCSIKPDRAHHCSVCKRCIRKMDHHCPWVNNCVGENNQKYFVLFTMYIALISLHALIMVGFHFLHCFEEDWTKCSSFSPPTTVILLILLCFEALLFLIFTSVMFGTQVHSICTDETGIEQLKKEERRWAKKTKWMNMKAVFGHPFSLGWASPFATPDQGKADPYQYVV; via the exons ATgatgctgacccccaaccatcaCTTCCGAGACATTGAGCGGAAACCAGAATACCTCCAGCCAGAGAAGTGCgccccacctcccttccctggTCCTGCGGGAACCATGTGGTTTATCCGTGATGGCTGTGGCATCGCCTGCGCCATTGTTACCTGGTTTCTGGTCCTCTACGCGGAGTTTGTAGTCCTCTTTGTCATGCTGATTCCATCCAGAGACTACGCATACAGCATCATCAACGGAATTGTGTTCAACCTGTTGGCCTTCTTGGCGCTGGCCTCACACTGCCGGGCCATGCTGACGGACCCC GGGGCAGTGCCCAAAGGAAATGCCACTAAAGAGTTCATCGAGAGCCTCCAGCTGAAGCCTGGGCAGGTGGTGTACAAGTGCCCCAAGTGCTGCAGCATCAAGCCCGACCGGGCCCACCACTGCAG TGTCTGTAAACGGTGCATTCGCAAGATGGACCACCACTGTCCTTGGGTCAACAACTGTGTCGGCGAGAACAACCAGAAGTACTTTGTCCTGTTTACA ATGTACATAGCTCTCATTTCCTTGCACGCCCTCATCATGGTGGGATTCCACTTCCTGCATTGCTTTGAAGAAGACTGGACAA AGTGCAGCTCCTTCTCGCCTCCTACCACGGTCATCCTGCTCATCCTGCTGTGCTTTGAGGCGCTGCTCTTCCTCATTTTCACTTCAGTGATGTTCGGGACCCAAGTGCACTCCATCTGCACAGATGAGACG GGAATAGAACAattgaaaaaggaagagagaagatggGCTAAAAAAACAAAGTGGATGAACATGAAAGCTGTTTTTGGCCACCCTTTCTCTCTAGGCTGGGCCAGCCCCTTTGCCACACCAGACCAAGGGAAGGCAGACCCGTACCAGTACGTGGTCTGA